Proteins encoded in a region of the Deltaproteobacteria bacterium genome:
- the hypA gene encoding hydrogenase maturation nickel metallochaperone HypA, which produces MGIAQSILDIVEQEMARHGATRVSTIRLVVGEFTAVVPHSLTFCFEIITKDTPFEGVKLEMEQVPLTGRCSGCGEEFVIKEYRFVCPKCQSQEIETVAGKELFIKEIEAE; this is translated from the coding sequence ATGGGGATTGCCCAAAGTATTTTGGATATCGTGGAACAGGAGATGGCCCGACACGGGGCCACCAGGGTGAGTACCATTCGCCTGGTGGTCGGAGAGTTTACCGCCGTAGTCCCCCATAGCCTGACCTTTTGCTTCGAGATAATCACCAAAGACACCCCCTTTGAAGGGGTCAAACTCGAAATGGAACAGGTGCCCCTGACCGGTCGTTGCTCCGGATGCGGTGAGGAATTCGTCATTAAAGAGTACCGGTTTGTCTGTCCCAAGTGTCAATCCCAGGAGATCGAAACGGTCGCCGGCAAGGAGTTGTTTATTAAAGAGATTGAAGCGGAATGA
- a CDS encoding GxxExxY protein: MDADYQDYKYKELTEKIIKIFYRVYNKLGYGFLEKVYENAMMLEIRKEGICGYLRKSAS; this comes from the coding sequence ATGGACGCAGATTACCAAGATTATAAATATAAAGAATTAACTGAAAAGATTATTAAAATCTTCTATAGGGTTTACAATAAACTTGGTTACGGTTTTCTTGAAAAGGTGTATGAGAATGCAATGATGTTAGAAATTAGAAAAGAAGGTATCTGCGGGTATCTGCGTAAATCAGCGTCCTAA
- the hypB gene encoding hydrogenase nickel incorporation protein HypB yields MKVPVIRNVLEANEQLAEKNKALFKEHGLLVLNLMSSPGAGKTTLLERTIEALKDKIRIGVIEGDIQSTYDAERIAQKGVMAVQINTDGACHLDSRMIQAALKEFDLSALDLLVVENVGNLVCPAEFDVGEDYKVMILSVTEGDDKPLKYPLMFAKSSVLLVNKTDLLPYINTSVEQIRKISLEINSKLEIFEVSCQTRTGLEPWFNWILQRVPKYKKE; encoded by the coding sequence ATGAAAGTCCCTGTCATTAGAAACGTATTGGAGGCCAACGAACAGTTGGCGGAAAAAAATAAGGCCCTGTTTAAAGAGCATGGGTTGTTGGTCCTTAATCTGATGAGTTCCCCCGGGGCCGGAAAGACGACCCTGCTGGAACGGACCATCGAGGCCCTGAAGGATAAGATCCGGATCGGGGTCATCGAAGGGGATATCCAGTCGACCTATGATGCCGAGCGGATCGCCCAAAAAGGGGTTATGGCCGTCCAGATCAATACCGACGGGGCCTGCCATTTAGACAGCCGGATGATCCAGGCGGCCCTCAAGGAATTTGACCTGTCGGCCCTCGACCTTCTGGTGGTGGAAAATGTCGGCAACCTGGTCTGCCCGGCTGAATTCGATGTGGGAGAAGATTACAAGGTCATGATCTTGAGCGTTACCGAAGGGGATGACAAACCCCTTAAATATCCCCTGATGTTTGCCAAGTCCAGCGTGCTGCTGGTCAATAAAACGGACCTGCTTCCCTACATCAACACCAGTGTTGAACAAATCCGTAAAATTTCTTTGGAGATCAATTCGAAATTAGAGATCTTCGAAGTCTCCTGCCAGACCCGAACCGGCCTGGAGCCTTGGTTTAACTGGATTCTTCAACGAGTCCCCAAATATAAAAAAGAATGA